The Vibrio tubiashii ATCC 19109 genome has a segment encoding these proteins:
- a CDS encoding PAAR domain-containing protein — MTLAARLTDMHVCPMQTPAVPPIPHVGGPITGPGVPTVLIGSMPAATLGDMCVCVGPPDSIIKGSATVLIMNKPAARMGDTTAHGGTIVLGMPTVMIGG, encoded by the coding sequence ATGACCTTAGCAGCCCGCTTAACAGACATGCATGTATGTCCGATGCAAACCCCTGCTGTGCCACCAATTCCTCATGTAGGTGGACCAATTACGGGCCCTGGAGTACCCACTGTGCTCATAGGTAGCATGCCTGCCGCCACACTCGGTGACATGTGCGTATGTGTGGGGCCACCAGATTCCATTATTAAAGGCAGCGCTACTGTTCTTATTATGAACAAACCCGCCGCCCGAATGGGAGATACCACTGCACATGGTGGCACAATCGTTCTAGGTATGCCGACCGTCATGATCGGTGGTTAA
- a CDS encoding DUF6931 family protein, which produces MTYKKIPYQTCGQILPRFTASDEAKELLNEELSVEQTIQLLQDNALNNDLVQFLAHALPVREAIWWASLCIQLRNDVWNATQAQCIQTAQQWVQAPAEDLRRKAELLSNRLELNCGPSWLAQAIFWNGSGSIVAPDLPAVLPDPFLYAKAVAGSINHAAALPNWEGSEEYYSQSVNYALDIAAGGNGGKG; this is translated from the coding sequence ATGACTTACAAAAAAATTCCTTATCAAACCTGTGGGCAAATCCTGCCTCGATTTACTGCTTCAGACGAAGCGAAAGAGTTACTTAACGAAGAGTTGTCCGTAGAGCAGACAATTCAATTGCTCCAAGACAACGCACTCAACAATGATCTAGTGCAGTTTCTCGCCCATGCTCTACCCGTTCGTGAAGCGATTTGGTGGGCAAGTCTCTGCATACAGCTTCGTAATGACGTTTGGAACGCCACTCAAGCACAATGTATTCAAACCGCTCAGCAGTGGGTACAAGCTCCAGCAGAAGACCTTCGACGCAAAGCAGAACTACTGTCTAACAGACTCGAATTAAACTGTGGACCTTCATGGTTAGCACAAGCAATATTTTGGAATGGTTCTGGCAGCATAGTGGCCCCAGATCTTCCTGCAGTTCTTCCTGACCCTTTCCTCTATGCTAAAGCTGTAGCTGGCTCAATTAACCATGCTGCGGCTCTTCCCAATTGGGAAGGCTCAGAAGAGTACTATAGTCAATCTGTAAACTATGCGCTGGATATCGCTGCCGGCGGCAATGGAGGAAAAGGATGA
- a CDS encoding type VI secretion system Vgr family protein produces the protein MAEKYSASASPISAKDYKGQEHKVSQFSAAQTLSESFEVSATLVSSNFDVQSQLGQLLTINRYSNIAGSATLTRSFNGIITRIESLGMDSNLQYVLYQVTLKPWLELLKHTHAFRVYQNQSTKDIVSDIFDNAGFKGCYKIAKMPTTKREYCLQYNESDFDFVTRLLAEEGVHYYFTHSDKEHTLVLQDAQSPFDKADNAKFDMVETPTGSLPLLESWSPAVAFHGASVELTAYDYSQTKLVTSKAQKSSNTIANNTKLTNVHYPPLGVSGDKTDLASNLAKRRAEHLAQDYQTIVATAKHDLFDIATWFSLSSHLDKSQLSDYSIISIKTHYSEDVVCDTEIKAVPKTTSYYPNPVAKQRVHGLQSATVAGSTAGEINQDDQGRVRIQFHWDTEASGDKTSCYVRVAQMMAGSGYGAQFIPRVGQEVLVAFIDGDPDQPIITGSVYNSKNAPPYKEANSTKSGIKTKLTGQSNELYFDDKKDNELIYLHAAKDITQEVENNHTETIKGELTQKVTKQMAISTEDNYSLTVTKAMSESAKSITIEADDSIDIKVGSSKISISSSSISIEATNIDIKASSGLNLQGTNVTSKATSANKVSGTTTALEATSSNSIKGLSVAIKADTTLSAEGSLSAEFKSGLKATFNGGVMGEVKGAIVKVN, from the coding sequence ATGGCTGAAAAATATTCGGCGTCGGCGAGCCCTATTTCTGCGAAGGATTACAAAGGGCAAGAACACAAGGTCAGTCAGTTTTCTGCGGCTCAAACTCTCTCTGAGTCTTTCGAGGTTTCCGCTACCCTTGTCTCTAGTAACTTCGACGTCCAAAGCCAATTAGGGCAACTTCTCACGATTAACCGATATTCAAACATAGCAGGTAGCGCGACCCTAACCCGTTCTTTCAATGGCATTATCACGCGTATTGAAAGCTTAGGGATGGACAGCAACCTACAATACGTTTTGTACCAAGTCACTTTAAAGCCATGGTTAGAGCTTCTCAAACATACTCACGCTTTTCGGGTCTACCAAAACCAATCAACCAAGGACATTGTTAGCGATATTTTCGATAATGCGGGTTTCAAGGGCTGCTACAAAATAGCCAAAATGCCGACGACCAAGCGCGAGTACTGTCTGCAATACAACGAGTCCGATTTTGACTTTGTCACACGTTTACTTGCGGAAGAAGGGGTTCATTACTATTTCACCCATTCTGATAAAGAGCACACACTTGTACTGCAAGATGCGCAATCGCCTTTCGATAAAGCTGACAATGCAAAATTTGATATGGTGGAAACACCGACAGGATCTTTACCTTTATTAGAGTCTTGGTCACCAGCCGTCGCATTTCACGGCGCAAGTGTAGAGCTCACCGCTTACGACTACAGCCAAACAAAATTGGTAACGAGCAAGGCGCAAAAGAGCAGCAACACCATCGCAAACAATACCAAACTGACTAATGTCCACTACCCACCTTTGGGCGTTTCGGGAGATAAAACCGATCTGGCCAGTAATCTTGCCAAGCGACGCGCTGAGCATCTAGCACAGGATTACCAAACCATTGTCGCAACTGCTAAACATGATTTATTTGATATCGCGACATGGTTCTCCCTCTCTAGCCACCTAGACAAGTCGCAGCTATCCGATTATTCGATTATTTCGATCAAGACGCACTACTCTGAAGATGTGGTGTGTGACACCGAAATAAAAGCAGTACCTAAAACAACCTCTTACTATCCAAATCCGGTCGCCAAACAAAGAGTTCACGGACTACAAAGTGCCACTGTCGCGGGCTCAACGGCAGGTGAAATCAATCAAGATGACCAAGGGCGAGTTCGAATCCAGTTCCACTGGGACACAGAGGCGAGTGGCGACAAAACCAGTTGCTATGTGCGCGTGGCTCAAATGATGGCAGGAAGCGGCTATGGTGCCCAATTCATTCCTCGTGTAGGTCAAGAAGTTCTGGTGGCGTTCATTGATGGTGATCCTGACCAACCCATCATTACTGGCAGTGTATACAACAGTAAAAATGCACCACCTTACAAGGAAGCTAATTCAACGAAGAGTGGCATAAAGACCAAGCTTACCGGACAATCCAATGAACTCTATTTTGATGATAAAAAAGATAATGAGTTGATTTACCTACACGCCGCGAAGGACATCACGCAAGAAGTAGAGAACAACCATACGGAAACGATTAAAGGTGAATTGACGCAAAAAGTGACCAAGCAAATGGCTATCTCTACAGAAGATAATTACAGCCTGACAGTCACTAAAGCGATGTCTGAGAGCGCGAAATCGATCACTATCGAAGCCGATGACAGCATCGACATCAAAGTGGGTTCGAGCAAAATTTCGATTTCATCTTCCTCGATATCCATTGAAGCAACCAATATTGACATTAAAGCTAGTAGCGGCTTAAACCTTCAAGGCACTAACGTCACGAGTAAAGCCACCTCAGCGAACAAAGTGTCTGGTACAACAACGGCTTTAGAAGCGACAAGTTCAAATTCAATTAAGGGCTTGAGCGTAGCAATAAAAGCAGACACAACGCTTTCCGCTGAAGGTTCATTAAGTGCGGAATTTAAATCCGGACTTAAAGCAACGTTTAATGGCGGTGTGATGGGTGAAGTAAAAGGCGCTATCGTTAAGGTAAATTAA
- a CDS encoding M28 family metallopeptidase gives MQVSVTTTKTMLATIISSTLLSGCYWDDPEKAAKYVSSKIDREEVVEHLEELEARASKTTDGASVTRAAGTEGYAQSLNYIVDTMRAHNYDVAIQEFDFRAWEELAGTTLNVNGTDLIGVRNASEGVEPDFAAMSYSGNSNGLLSADAVFITPDFRFDAPDYDSTDGCESSDFAGKNVTDKIAVIQRGGCSFNTKVVNAQNAGAKGVIVFNQGNAEGRTAVVNGTLGSDSTATIPALGARYALGKQWYELSQTAAVPIALNINVQDEEVLTQNIIAETKGGNANEVVMLGAHLDSVPEGPGINDNGSGTAGLLEYAVTLANLKAPVKNKVRFAWWAAEEAGLVGSEYYTNELFAPLRNQVQQEILKELGLEDPSQLTPEQLDLVDARYYELNKVKLYLNFDMIGSPNYIFGVMDGDLSDTKDSPDNAYTGDFQPPYGTSHIESIFNKFFTEKSESTVPQALSKRSDYAGFADWGIAFGGLFTGAEKVKSAQEVEKFGGEIDVAYDKCYHQACDDLNNVSQEALYVNTQSLAYVTTFYAFSEPVFPEQQPQAQQVLRSLSSESAPTSKLRVGQKLKAADSVSDHDHFHGDFDQDRE, from the coding sequence ATGCAAGTAAGCGTCACAACAACAAAAACTATGCTCGCTACCATTATTAGCTCAACGCTACTATCTGGGTGTTACTGGGATGATCCAGAAAAGGCAGCGAAGTACGTCAGTAGTAAAATTGATCGCGAAGAGGTCGTGGAACACCTAGAAGAGCTTGAAGCGAGGGCATCGAAAACAACTGATGGAGCGTCCGTTACTCGAGCGGCTGGTACCGAAGGCTATGCACAGTCTCTCAACTATATTGTTGATACCATGCGTGCCCATAACTACGATGTGGCAATACAAGAGTTTGATTTTCGTGCATGGGAAGAGCTTGCGGGTACAACCCTCAATGTAAATGGAACCGATCTAATCGGTGTGCGCAATGCCAGTGAAGGCGTAGAGCCAGACTTTGCCGCTATGTCATACTCTGGTAACTCAAACGGCTTACTTTCCGCAGATGCCGTTTTCATTACTCCTGATTTTAGATTCGATGCGCCTGATTATGACAGTACTGACGGCTGTGAGTCTTCCGACTTCGCTGGCAAAAATGTGACGGACAAAATTGCTGTCATCCAACGTGGCGGATGTAGTTTCAATACCAAAGTTGTCAACGCTCAAAACGCTGGAGCTAAAGGTGTTATTGTCTTTAACCAAGGTAACGCTGAAGGCCGTACAGCGGTCGTAAATGGTACATTAGGTAGCGATAGTACGGCCACTATTCCGGCTCTCGGTGCTCGTTACGCACTTGGTAAGCAATGGTATGAGTTGAGCCAAACCGCTGCAGTGCCTATCGCATTGAATATTAACGTCCAAGATGAAGAGGTACTCACCCAAAACATCATTGCTGAGACCAAAGGCGGTAATGCTAATGAGGTTGTCATGCTTGGCGCACACTTGGACTCAGTTCCAGAAGGCCCTGGAATCAATGACAACGGTTCAGGTACGGCAGGTCTGCTCGAATATGCGGTAACCCTTGCGAATTTGAAAGCACCGGTTAAGAATAAAGTACGTTTTGCTTGGTGGGCAGCTGAAGAAGCAGGTCTAGTCGGCTCTGAGTACTACACCAACGAGCTCTTCGCACCACTGCGTAATCAAGTTCAACAGGAAATCCTAAAAGAACTAGGCTTGGAAGACCCTAGCCAGTTAACACCTGAACAGCTAGATCTCGTCGATGCTCGCTACTATGAGTTAAACAAAGTTAAGCTCTACCTAAACTTCGATATGATTGGCTCGCCTAACTACATCTTTGGCGTTATGGACGGAGACTTATCAGATACGAAAGACAGCCCAGATAACGCTTACACAGGTGATTTCCAACCGCCATATGGCACATCACATATCGAGTCCATTTTTAACAAGTTCTTTACTGAAAAATCAGAGTCTACCGTTCCACAAGCTTTATCTAAACGTTCGGATTACGCTGGTTTTGCTGATTGGGGCATCGCTTTTGGCGGCTTGTTCACTGGTGCAGAGAAAGTGAAGTCCGCGCAGGAAGTCGAAAAGTTTGGTGGCGAAATTGATGTCGCTTATGACAAATGCTACCACCAAGCCTGTGATGACCTAAACAACGTGAGCCAAGAAGCATTATACGTCAACACTCAATCACTTGCCTACGTCACGACTTTCTATGCCTTCAGTGAGCCTGTCTTCCCAGAGCAACAACCGCAAGCACAACAAGTGCTTCGCTCTTTAAGCAGCGAATCTGCTCCAACTAGCAAGCTTCGTGTAGGTCAGAAGCTTAAAGCTGCAGATAGTGTTTCTGATCATGATCACTTCCATGGTGACTTCGACCAAGACCGCGAGTAA
- a CDS encoding GntR family transcriptional regulator, translating to MNIELKTRLKEGVSEKENTKSESLTESLVEAIVSGEIAPGSKISEPELAKKYQVSRGPLREAIMRVEGLGLIERIPHVGARVITFSPEKLIELYAVREALEGMAARLAARHITAEEIVGLEAVLSTHSNHIDEVEGASYFHQHGDFDFHYRIILASRNSKLISLLCDELYHLLRMYRYQSPRAQSRPVEALDEHKYILQAIKNRDEELAEMLMRRHISGSRTLIEQQIIRVC from the coding sequence ATGAATATTGAACTTAAAACTCGACTAAAAGAAGGCGTTTCTGAAAAAGAAAACACCAAATCAGAGAGCTTAACCGAATCATTGGTAGAGGCTATTGTTAGTGGAGAAATTGCCCCAGGTAGCAAGATATCTGAGCCTGAGCTAGCTAAGAAGTATCAGGTAAGTCGGGGGCCTCTGCGTGAAGCGATAATGCGAGTTGAAGGGTTAGGCCTAATCGAGCGTATCCCTCATGTCGGTGCAAGAGTGATTACTTTCTCACCTGAAAAGCTAATAGAGCTATACGCGGTTAGAGAGGCGCTAGAAGGTATGGCTGCGCGACTTGCGGCTCGGCATATCACCGCAGAAGAGATTGTTGGTTTAGAAGCAGTATTGTCGACACATTCAAATCACATTGACGAAGTCGAGGGTGCTTCTTATTTCCATCAGCACGGTGATTTCGATTTTCACTATCGCATTATTCTCGCTAGTCGCAACAGTAAGCTTATTTCATTGCTGTGTGATGAGCTTTATCACTTGTTGAGAATGTATCGATATCAATCGCCTAGAGCACAGTCGCGACCCGTGGAAGCGCTCGATGAGCACAAATATATCTTGCAAGCTATCAAAAATAGAGACGAAGAGTTGGCTGAGATGCTGATGAGACGCCATATCTCGGGTAGCCGAACATTAATCGAACAACAAATCATTAGGGTCTGTTGA
- the prpB gene encoding methylisocitrate lyase codes for MSLSQGAKFRLAVEQNDPLQIVGTINPYCAMMAKNLGHQAIYLSGGGIANASYGLPDLGITTLNDVLVDVERITNACDLPLLVDIDTGFGGAFNIARTIKAMEKAGAGAVHMEDQVAQKRCGHRPNKAIVSQQEMVDRVKAAVDARNDDSFVVMARTDALAVEGIDSAIERAIACVEAGADMIFPEAMNKLEQYVQFSEALESATGKHVPILANITEFGQTPLYGCEELAKSKVDMVLYPLSAFRAMNKAAEMVYKHLLEVGNQEALTESMQTRKELYAHLKYHDYEDKLDQLFSEGK; via the coding sequence ATGAGTTTATCTCAAGGAGCTAAATTTAGACTTGCAGTTGAGCAAAACGATCCACTGCAAATTGTAGGGACCATTAATCCATACTGCGCCATGATGGCAAAAAATCTGGGGCACCAAGCTATTTACTTATCAGGTGGCGGTATCGCTAATGCCTCTTATGGCTTACCGGATTTGGGCATTACCACACTTAATGACGTTTTAGTTGATGTCGAGAGAATCACCAATGCGTGTGATTTACCACTGCTAGTTGATATTGATACGGGGTTTGGCGGTGCGTTTAATATCGCGCGAACCATCAAAGCAATGGAGAAAGCGGGTGCAGGCGCGGTACACATGGAAGATCAGGTAGCGCAGAAACGTTGTGGTCACCGCCCAAATAAAGCCATTGTTAGCCAACAAGAGATGGTCGATCGCGTTAAAGCCGCGGTGGATGCACGTAACGATGACAGCTTTGTGGTGATGGCTCGTACGGATGCTCTGGCGGTTGAAGGGATCGATAGCGCTATTGAACGTGCGATTGCTTGCGTTGAAGCGGGCGCTGACATGATTTTCCCAGAAGCGATGAACAAGCTAGAGCAGTATGTTCAGTTCTCTGAAGCGCTAGAGAGTGCGACAGGGAAACATGTGCCGATACTGGCGAACATTACTGAGTTTGGTCAGACGCCGCTGTACGGCTGTGAAGAGCTTGCTAAGTCCAAAGTTGACATGGTGCTGTACCCACTCAGTGCGTTCCGTGCGATGAACAAAGCAGCAGAGATGGTGTACAAGCATCTGTTAGAAGTGGGTAACCAAGAAGCGCTGACTGAATCGATGCAAACTCGTAAAGAGCTCTATGCACACCTCAAATATCATGATTATGAAGACAAGCTTGATCAGTTGTTTTCAGAAGGAAAATAG
- the prpC gene encoding bifunctional 2-methylcitrate synthase/citrate synthase: MPLSSKKNEELGGAGLRGQSAGSTALCTVGKTGTGLTYRGYDITDLANNAQFEEVAHLLLRGHLPNQKELDEYKTRLISLRGLPSELKQALELIPASAHPMDVMRTGCSVLGNLEQEMSFEEQLDATERMLALFPAIICYWYRFSHDGVRIDTDDQSETCIGGYFLKMLTDKAPTEIHKQVMHCSLILYAEHEFNASTFAARVCASTLSDLHSCITAAIGTLRGPLHGGANEAAMEMIQDWQTPDEAEANIMQMLANKDKIMGFGHAIYRESDPRNALIKRWSKELSDAVGDTHLYAVSERVEAVMKREKGLFCNADFFHASAYHFMDIPTKLFTPIFVMSRLTGWAAHVYEQRANNRIIRPSADYTGPDHQDWVPIEKR; this comes from the coding sequence ATGCCTCTATCATCGAAAAAGAATGAAGAGTTAGGTGGCGCAGGTCTTCGCGGCCAAAGCGCTGGTAGCACAGCTTTGTGTACTGTCGGTAAAACGGGGACAGGTCTGACATATCGAGGTTACGATATTACTGACTTGGCGAACAATGCTCAATTTGAAGAAGTTGCCCACTTGCTGTTACGTGGTCACTTACCCAATCAAAAAGAGTTAGATGAATATAAGACGCGCCTGATTAGTTTGCGAGGTCTACCGAGTGAGCTTAAGCAAGCGTTAGAGCTTATTCCTGCCTCGGCGCACCCAATGGATGTGATGCGAACGGGTTGCTCGGTATTGGGTAATCTAGAGCAAGAGATGAGCTTTGAAGAGCAGTTAGACGCGACAGAAAGAATGCTCGCTCTATTTCCTGCCATCATTTGTTATTGGTATCGCTTTAGCCATGATGGTGTGCGCATTGATACAGACGATCAATCCGAAACCTGTATTGGCGGCTACTTTCTAAAAATGCTAACCGACAAAGCGCCAACTGAGATTCATAAGCAGGTTATGCACTGTTCACTGATTCTATACGCAGAGCACGAGTTTAATGCGTCTACCTTTGCGGCACGTGTATGTGCTTCGACGCTTTCCGATCTTCATTCTTGTATTACAGCAGCGATCGGTACGCTTCGTGGCCCTTTACATGGTGGTGCAAACGAAGCTGCAATGGAGATGATTCAAGACTGGCAGACACCAGATGAAGCGGAAGCAAACATCATGCAGATGCTAGCCAACAAAGACAAAATTATGGGCTTTGGTCATGCTATCTATCGTGAGAGTGACCCTCGTAATGCGTTAATTAAGCGTTGGTCAAAAGAGCTTTCAGACGCAGTAGGAGATACTCATTTGTACGCGGTTTCTGAGCGCGTTGAAGCGGTGATGAAGCGAGAGAAAGGCTTGTTCTGTAACGCAGACTTTTTCCATGCCTCGGCCTATCACTTTATGGATATTCCAACCAAGTTGTTTACGCCGATCTTTGTCATGAGTCGCCTAACAGGTTGGGCTGCGCACGTTTACGAGCAACGTGCCAATAACCGAATCATTCGACCAAGTGCAGATTACACAGGCCCTGATCATCAAGATTGGGTTCCAATCGAAAAACGATAG